The following proteins come from a genomic window of Gossypium raimondii isolate GPD5lz chromosome 5, ASM2569854v1, whole genome shotgun sequence:
- the LOC105769240 gene encoding phospholipase A1-IIgamma — protein sequence MGSIAERWRELSGEKKWEGLLEPLDNDLRKLIIHYGERTQAVIDGFIGEKVSRWVGLSRYSMENLFRKVGLEIGNPYEYKITKFLYARSEIQILDWFCPGESNWIGYVAVTTDQGKAVLGRRDILITWRGTKRTYEMINDLQADLVSAADILGDDENPRVHHGWHSIYTAQDPKSIYNQTSARDQVLSEVRRLMDFYKDEEISITLTGHSLGSAVATLNAVDIVTNGYNKPTSRPDKACLVTAIVFASPRIGDSGFKKVFSGLKNLRVLRIENELDIVPSLPLPLPLLNYTHVGMELVIDARKSPYLKSHVDLNKNLMIAHQLEIYLHGVAGTHGDKGEFKLEVNRDISLVNKYLDALKDEHKVPTKWWMEKNKGMVQQDDGSWILDDHEPDHPPTLT from the exons atgGGTAGCATAgcagaaagatggagagaacTAAGTGGGGAGAAGAAGTGGGAGGGTTTATTGGAACCCCTTGATAATGATCTCCGCAagttaattattcattatgGTGAACGAACTCAAGCTGTTATAGATGGCTTTATTGGCGAAAAGGTATCGAGATGGGTTGGATTGAGCCGATACTCAATGGAGAACTTGTTCCGCAAAGTGGGGTTGGAGATAGGCAATCCATACGAGtacaaaataaccaaattccTTTATGCAAGGTCAGAAATCCAAATCCTTGATTGGTTTTGCCCTGGGGAATCCAATTGGATCGGCTATGTGGCAGTGACCACCGACCAAGGAAAGGCAGTCTTGGGAAGGAGGGACATTTTGATCACTTGGAGAGGAACCAAGCGAACCTATGAAATGATTAACGATCTTCAAGCAGATTTAGTCTCAGCCGCTGATATTCTTGGAGACGATGAAAATCCAAGGGTGCACCATGGTTGGCATTCTATATACACTGCTCAAGACCCCAAAtccatttacaatcaaaccagcGCCAGAGATCAG GTTCTAAGTGAGGTTAGGAGACTGATGGATTTTTACAAAGACGAAGAAATCAGCATAACTTTGACAGGCCATAGCTTAGGTAGCGCAGTGGCCACTCTGAATGCAGTTGACATTGTTACCAATGGATATAACAAGCCGACAAGCAGACCAGACAAGGCTTGCTTGGTCACTGCCATTGTATTTGCCAGCCCTCGCATTGGGGACTCAGGCTTCAAGAAAGTCTTCTCAGGACTGAAAAACCTTCGTGTCTTGCGCATCGAAAATGAGTTAGACATCGTCCCTTCACTGCCGTTACCATTACCTTTACTAAATTATACCCATGTTGGGATGGAATTAGTGATCGATGCCCGAAAATCTCCATACTTGAAAAGCCACGTAGATTTGAATAAGAATCTGATGATTGCTCATCAGTTGGAGATTTACCTGCATGGAGTTGCAGGTACACATGGGGACAAAGGAGAGTTCAAATTAGAGGTTAATCGAGATATCTCACTTGTAAACAAATACCTGGATGCACTGAAAGACGAACATAAAGTTCCAACTAAATGGTGGATGGAGAAGAACAAAGGAATGGTTCAGCAAGACGATGGTTCCTGGATATTGGATGATCATGAACCAGATCATCCTCCAACTCTAACATAA
- the LOC105766801 gene encoding GDSL esterase/lipase At1g28590, with protein sequence MASLYSLCLSKQQLFGILLILTFFSSSSAKRCYRSIISFGDSLADTGNWVILLQQNKPTPAFPPFGGTYFNRPTGRCCDGRLIVDFFAQKLGLPLVPPYFRDANCSNCRKFQKGVNFAVVGATALDNAYLARKGIINELTNVSLGVQLGLLKTLLPSLCSSSSACNEFLNNSLILMGEIGGNEFNLAFIQGISSEVIGGLVPEVIKAISAAIELIELGAMTFVVPGTIPLGCLPVLLTRFRTSNKQAYDRYGCLIWLNDFAHYYNEYLKKELESMRRLHPRINIIYADYYQASMPLYLSPRSFGFKSTLTACCGGEGPYNVNVTLSCGDPGTKSCDDPSSYVNWDGAHFTDEAHRVISNGLLDGSCTIPRFEFPSCAS encoded by the exons ATGGCTTCATTGTATTCTCTCTGTTTATCAAAACAACAATTGTTTGGCATCCTTTTGATCCTAACTTTCTTTTCAAGTTCGAGTGCAAAGAGATGCTACAGATCAATTATCAGCTTTGGAGATTCCTTGGCTGATACAGGGAACTGGGTCATACttttacaacaaaataaacCTACACCTGCCTTTCCACCATTTGGGGGGACTTACTTCAATCGACCAACAGGCCGATGTTGTGATGGTCGTTTAATCGTTGATTTTTTTG CTCAGAAACTTGGACTTCCATTGGTGCCACCATATTTTCGAGATGCTAATTGCAGTAATTGCCGAAAGTTTCAAAAGGGTGTAAATTTTGCTGTGGTGGGAGCAACAGCGCTTGATAATGCATATTTGGCACGAAAAGGAATCATTAATGAACTCACAAACGTTTCTTTGGGAGTGCAATTGGGTTTATTGAAAACATTATTGCCATCTCTTTGCTCCTCATCTTCAG CTTGCAATGAATTCCTTAATAACTCGTTGATTCTTATGGGAGAGATTGGAGGAAATGAGTTCAACCTTGCATTCATTCAAGGAATTTCGAGTGAAGTGATAGGAGGATTAGTCCCTGAGGTTATCAAAGCCATTTCTGCAGCAATTGAG TTAATCGAGTTGGGGGCGATGACATTTGTGGTTCCTGGAACTATACCACTTGGATGTCTGCCGGTTCTTCTAACGCGTTTTCGGACTTCTAATAAGCAGGCTTATGATCGCTATGGTTGTTTGATATGGCTAAACGACTTCGCCCACTACTATAATGAATATCTTAAAAAGGAACTAGAAAGTATGCGAAGGCTTCATCCTCGTATCAATATTATCTACGCAGATTATTACCAGGCTTCAATGCCACTTTATCTTTCTCCAAGATCGTTTG GATTTAAAAGCACTCTGACTGCATGTTGTGGAGGCGAAGGTCCATACAATGTTAACGTGACGTTAAGTTGTGGTGATCCAGGCACGAAATCCTGTGATGACCCTTCCTCCTATGTTAACTGGGACGGTGCTCATTTCACAGATGAAGCCCATAGGGTGATCTCCAATGGTCTTCTGGATGGTTCATGTACCATTCCTCGGTTTGAGTTCCCCTCGTGTGCctcataa